One genomic window of Campylobacter curvus includes the following:
- a CDS encoding type IV pilus twitching motility protein PilT, with protein MNAQSAEININELDFKLRDKLNVYLQRLIDNGGSDLHVKSGSFIRGRFNGEIVTMSDEILSKDDGLTLAKELLRTNFKDLVANRNVDFTYKLNEDYRFRANMFFQMDGVSAVFRVIPARIPQIKELHLPRVIEKICDNANRGIILVTGPTGSGKTTTLASMINRINKTKKRHIITIEDPIEYVYNDEQSIINQRSIGQDALNFSDALRASLREDPDIILVGEMRDLETIETAMHAAETGHLVLSTLHTLDAKESVNRIVSMFGKSDQHRVKVMLASVLDAIISQRLVRTINNTRRPAVEVLINNARIKEIITEGKSDDIYTAIAESKNTYGMQTFDQHLLELYESDTISAAEALEKATKRSDLEIKIKNVNLAKEESAQAQNSKNPFAKSIQRDVIALKEID; from the coding sequence ATGAACGCGCAATCTGCTGAGATCAATATAAACGAGCTTGACTTCAAGCTTCGTGATAAGCTAAATGTATATTTGCAGCGCCTCATAGACAATGGAGGTAGCGATCTGCATGTTAAGTCCGGTAGCTTCATACGCGGGCGATTTAACGGTGAGATCGTCACGATGAGCGATGAAATTTTGAGTAAAGACGATGGCCTGACGCTTGCAAAGGAGCTGCTTAGGACAAATTTTAAAGACCTGGTGGCAAACAGGAACGTCGATTTTACCTACAAGCTAAATGAAGACTACCGTTTTCGTGCGAATATGTTTTTTCAGATGGACGGAGTCTCGGCGGTTTTTAGGGTCATCCCGGCTAGAATCCCACAGATTAAAGAGCTACACCTTCCAAGGGTGATAGAAAAAATTTGCGATAACGCAAACAGAGGCATCATCTTAGTCACAGGGCCTACCGGAAGCGGCAAGACAACGACGCTTGCCAGCATGATAAACCGCATAAACAAGACCAAAAAGCGTCACATAATCACGATAGAAGATCCGATAGAATACGTCTATAACGACGAGCAAAGCATAATCAATCAGCGCTCCATCGGGCAAGACGCGCTAAATTTCTCAGACGCCCTGCGCGCCTCGTTAAGGGAGGATCCTGATATCATATTAGTAGGCGAGATGCGTGATCTTGAGACGATAGAGACTGCGATGCATGCGGCTGAGACCGGACACCTCGTGCTCTCTACGTTACATACGCTAGATGCTAAAGAGAGCGTGAATAGGATAGTTAGCATGTTTGGTAAGAGCGATCAGCACCGTGTAAAGGTGATGCTGGCTTCTGTTTTGGACGCTATCATCTCCCAGCGTTTGGTGCGAACCATAAACAATACTAGACGCCCTGCAGTCGAGGTGCTCATAAATAACGCCCGCATAAAAGAGATCATCACCGAAGGCAAGAGCGATGATATCTATACAGCGATCGCAGAGAGCAAGAACACTTACGGCATGCAAACTTTCGATCAGCATTTATTAGAGCTTTACGAAAGCGACACTATCAGTGCTGCGGAGGCTTTGGAAAAGGCTACGAAACGAAGCGACCTTGAGATCAAGATCAAAAATGTGAATTTAGCCAAAGAAGAGAGCGCTCAGGCTCAAAACAGCAAAAATCCGTTTGCCAAAAGCATACAAAGAGACGTGATCGCGCTAAAAGAGATAGATTGA
- a CDS encoding chemotaxis protein CheW: MNDKLSQVLSKQKEQISGPETKNSDDIVQLVGFVVGEEEYAIPILNIQEIIKPIEFTRVPSVPDYVLGVFNLRGNVIPLIDLRKRFSLNVTKQSASTRYIVMKDEDNIAGFVIDRLTEAIRINRNRIDPPPETLVKDKGMIYGIGKRDQNILTILKVESLLKRDF; the protein is encoded by the coding sequence ATGAATGATAAATTAAGCCAAGTTCTAAGTAAGCAAAAGGAGCAAATAAGCGGCCCCGAGACGAAAAACAGCGATGATATAGTTCAGCTCGTAGGCTTTGTCGTAGGCGAAGAGGAGTATGCTATACCGATCTTAAATATCCAAGAGATAATAAAACCCATAGAATTTACACGCGTTCCTAGCGTGCCCGATTATGTCCTTGGCGTATTCAACTTGCGTGGAAACGTCATCCCTCTTATAGATCTGCGTAAGCGCTTTTCTCTAAATGTCACGAAGCAAAGTGCCAGCACGCGATATATCGTGATGAAAGACGAGGACAACATTGCGGGCTTCGTGATAGACCGCCTAACGGAGGCCATCAGGATAAACAGAAACAGGATTGATCCGCCACCAGAAACTTTAGTAAAAGATAAAGGCATGATATACGGCATCGGTAAGCGCGATCAAAATATCCTTACTATCTTGAAAGTAGAAAGCCTTTTAAAGCGTGATTTTTAG
- a CDS encoding 50S ribosomal protein L25/general stress protein Ctc: MLEGIVRESIGKKSAKALRRDGYLIANIYGKGLENVAAAFKVNDFIKEARKKETLAFDVKVGGKVYNVVIVDYQRDVVTNDLKHVDLKVALPGVLSKYMIPVNPIGTPVGLKNKGVLIQSKRRLCVKCTAENLPNSFDIDVSKLDVDDTILVRDITAPAGVSIVDADRVAVLGVIKAK, translated from the coding sequence ATGTTAGAAGGTATCGTTAGAGAGAGTATCGGTAAGAAGTCTGCAAAGGCTTTGAGAAGAGATGGTTATCTAATCGCGAACATTTACGGTAAGGGATTAGAGAATGTTGCGGCGGCTTTTAAAGTCAACGACTTTATAAAAGAGGCTCGCAAGAAAGAGACCCTTGCGTTTGACGTAAAGGTTGGCGGCAAAGTTTATAACGTCGTCATCGTTGATTATCAAAGAGACGTCGTCACAAATGACCTTAAACACGTCGATCTAAAAGTAGCGCTTCCTGGCGTTTTATCAAAATATATGATCCCTGTAAATCCTATCGGTACGCCTGTCGGCCTTAAAAATAAGGGTGTTTTGATCCAGTCAAAAAGAAGGCTTTGCGTAAAATGCACTGCTGAAAATTTACCAAATTCATTCGACATAGATGTCAGCAAGCTTGATGTCGACGATACTATTTTGGTTCGCGATATAACAGCACCTGCCGGCGTCAGCATAGTAGATGCCGATCGTGTCGCCGTTCTTGGGGTCATAAAAGCTAAGTAA
- the pth gene encoding aminoacyl-tRNA hydrolase — protein MTLIVGLGNPTSKYENTRHNIGFMLIDALKNSNFTDVSSSKFQGELFKYSNLLLLKPTTFMNLSGNSVKAVNDFYKPQRIIVIHDDIDLPFGAMKFKKGGSSGGHNGIRSIDALIGNDYERVRIGIGRSGNAANFVLGEFSPEEKEHLAEILEYGAQAVNELIKSDIESVAQKFTIKKGVL, from the coding sequence ATGACGCTTATAGTGGGATTGGGAAATCCCACCTCAAAATACGAAAACACACGCCATAATATAGGCTTCATGCTTATAGATGCGCTTAAAAATTCAAATTTCACCGATGTTAGCTCCTCTAAATTTCAAGGCGAGCTTTTTAAATATTCAAATTTACTCCTGCTAAAGCCGACTACTTTTATGAATTTAAGCGGCAATAGCGTCAAAGCCGTCAATGATTTTTATAAACCGCAGCGTATCATCGTTATACATGACGATATCGATCTGCCTTTTGGCGCGATGAAATTTAAAAAAGGCGGTAGTAGCGGCGGCCACAACGGCATAAGATCCATCGATGCTTTGATAGGAAACGACTACGAGCGCGTTCGTATCGGCATCGGACGAAGTGGCAACGCGGCAAATTTCGTGCTTGGCGAATTTAGCCCCGAGGAAAAAGAGCATTTAGCTGAAATTTTAGAATATGGTGCACAAGCCGTAAATGAGCTCATAAAAAGCGACATCGAAAGCGTAGCTCAAAAATTTACTATCAAAAAGGGCGTTTTGTGA
- a CDS encoding hybrid sensor histidine kinase/response regulator produces the protein MDDMKEIMEDFLIEAFELIEQIDHDLVELEANPEDLELLNRIFRVAHTVKGSSSFLNFDVLTELTHHMEDVLNKARKEELKMTPDVMDVVLESVDMMKGLLHSIRDHGNDTDAGIDIKNICARLTQISEGEAPSAAEPSAPAAPSEPAPTPEEPAQATTEEHHDIDDADLSKLSDDEVEAEIERLLKVRKAEDQARRASKAGGTKPAAAAESAAPKPTPAPAPKAAPASKEKDADKKVPAVSGGAIAQEQTIRVEVKRLDHLMNLIGELVLGKNRLLKIYDDVEERYEGEKFLEELNQVVSSLSLVTTDIQLAVMKTRMLPIAKVFNKFPRMIRDLSRELGKQIDLEISGEETELDKSIVEEIGDPLVHIIRNSCDHGIEDPETRKAAGKSEKGTVQLKAYNEGNHIVVEIVDDGKGLDADMLKAKSIEKGIITEREADAMSEKEAFGLIFKPGFSTAAKVTNVSGRGVGMDVVKTNIEKLNGIIDIESEVGKGTVMKLKIPLTLAIIQSLLVGTQEEFYAIPLASVLETVRVPIDDIYTIDGKNVLRLRDEVLSLVRLSDVFGVSKVFDGGDQTYVVIIGVAEAKLGIIVDTLVGQEEIVIKSMGDYLQNIPGIAGATIRGDGRVTLIIDVGAMMEMAKDIKVNIRAEMDEASKVKEKPSDYKVLIVDDSKMDRSIMQKALEPTGVTVVEATNGVEALNIIKSGEHAFDAVLIDIEMPRMDGYTLAGEIRKYSKYRTLPLIAVTSRTSKTDRLRGVEVGMTEYITKPYSAEYLENVVRKNIKLG, from the coding sequence AGCTTTTAAATAGAATTTTCCGCGTGGCTCACACGGTAAAAGGTAGCTCATCGTTTTTAAATTTCGACGTTTTGACCGAGCTTACGCACCATATGGAGGACGTGCTCAACAAAGCTAGAAAAGAAGAGCTCAAGATGACGCCTGATGTCATGGACGTGGTACTCGAGTCTGTGGATATGATGAAGGGATTATTGCATAGTATCCGCGATCATGGCAACGACACTGATGCCGGCATAGATATCAAAAATATATGCGCCCGTTTGACGCAAATTTCAGAGGGCGAAGCGCCGTCTGCTGCCGAGCCTAGCGCTCCTGCCGCGCCGTCCGAGCCAGCGCCGACACCAGAAGAGCCAGCCCAAGCGACGACTGAAGAGCATCACGATATCGACGATGCCGATCTTTCAAAGCTTAGCGACGATGAGGTCGAGGCTGAGATAGAGCGTCTTTTAAAAGTTAGAAAGGCCGAGGATCAAGCACGCCGCGCATCTAAAGCAGGAGGCACAAAACCTGCGGCAGCTGCAGAAAGCGCAGCGCCAAAACCGACTCCTGCGCCTGCGCCTAAGGCCGCACCTGCGTCAAAAGAAAAAGACGCCGATAAAAAGGTGCCTGCAGTTAGCGGCGGTGCGATAGCTCAAGAGCAAACCATCCGCGTCGAGGTCAAACGCCTAGACCACTTGATGAATCTCATCGGCGAGCTGGTCCTTGGTAAAAACAGGCTGCTTAAAATTTATGATGATGTCGAGGAGCGCTACGAGGGCGAGAAATTCTTAGAGGAGCTAAACCAAGTGGTCTCCAGCCTAAGCCTCGTGACTACCGACATCCAGCTTGCGGTCATGAAGACCAGGATGCTTCCGATCGCCAAAGTGTTTAATAAATTCCCGCGTATGATAAGGGATCTTAGCCGCGAGCTTGGCAAACAGATCGACCTTGAAATTTCAGGTGAGGAGACCGAGCTTGACAAGTCTATCGTCGAAGAGATCGGCGATCCGCTGGTGCATATCATCAGAAATTCATGCGATCACGGCATCGAAGATCCTGAGACCAGAAAGGCTGCCGGAAAGAGTGAGAAAGGTACCGTTCAGCTAAAAGCCTATAACGAGGGCAACCATATCGTTGTCGAGATCGTCGATGACGGTAAGGGGCTTGACGCTGATATGCTCAAGGCAAAATCTATCGAAAAAGGCATCATCACGGAGCGTGAGGCCGATGCGATGAGCGAGAAAGAGGCGTTTGGTCTCATCTTCAAGCCGGGCTTTTCTACGGCTGCCAAGGTCACGAACGTTTCCGGACGTGGCGTAGGCATGGATGTCGTCAAGACCAATATCGAAAAACTAAACGGTATCATCGATATCGAGAGCGAGGTCGGTAAAGGCACCGTGATGAAGCTTAAAATTCCTCTCACGCTCGCGATCATCCAATCATTGCTCGTGGGAACTCAGGAAGAATTTTACGCTATCCCGCTTGCGAGTGTTCTTGAAACGGTTCGTGTGCCGATCGATGATATCTATACGATCGACGGTAAAAACGTCCTTCGCTTGCGAGACGAGGTGCTTTCGCTCGTGCGCCTTTCGGATGTATTTGGCGTTAGCAAGGTCTTTGACGGTGGAGATCAAACCTATGTCGTCATCATCGGTGTCGCCGAGGCTAAACTTGGTATCATCGTAGATACGCTCGTAGGACAAGAAGAGATCGTCATCAAGTCAATGGGCGATTATCTACAAAACATACCTGGCATAGCAGGAGCTACGATCAGAGGCGACGGACGAGTCACTCTCATCATCGACGTTGGCGCTATGATGGAAATGGCTAAGGATATCAAAGTAAATATCAGAGCCGAGATGGACGAGGCGTCAAAGGTCAAAGAAAAACCGAGCGATTACAAAGTGCTCATCGTAGATGACTCAAAAATGGATAGAAGTATCATGCAAAAGGCTCTAGAGCCGACTGGAGTGACCGTAGTCGAGGCGACAAACGGCGTCGAAGCGCTTAACATCATAAAATCCGGCGAGCATGCTTTCGATGCGGTGCTCATAGATATCGAGATGCCAAGGATGGACGGCTACACGCTAGCAGGTGAAATTCGCAAGTATTCAAAATACCGCACGTTGCCGCTAATAGCCGTTACTTCAAGGACGTCAAAGACGGACAGACTTCGCGGCGTAGAGGTAGGCATGACCGAGTATATAACCAAACCTTATTCGGCCGAGTATCTTGAAAATGTCGTTAGAAAAAATATAAAATTAGGTTAG
- the serB gene encoding phosphoserine phosphatase SerB, whose product MIKLCVFDFDSTIMDGETIDSLAGAYGVGDEVSKITKRAMAGELDFFESLSKRVSFLKGMPLAMAREICENLPPMNGAAQLIAELKSKNIRVVIFSGGFHLATDAMQKKLGFDESFANILHHKDGVLSGLVGGEMMFGSSKGDMLKRVQNLLNFSPSETMCIGDGANDISMFERSDLKIAFCAKEILKRAATHCVDVKDLREILKFVR is encoded by the coding sequence TTGATAAAGCTTTGCGTCTTTGACTTTGACTCGACGATAATGGACGGCGAGACGATAGATAGTCTCGCCGGCGCTTACGGTGTGGGTGATGAGGTATCAAAGATAACCAAAAGAGCGATGGCGGGCGAGCTTGATTTTTTCGAGAGCTTGAGTAAACGAGTCTCTTTTTTAAAAGGCATGCCCCTTGCCATGGCACGTGAAATTTGTGAAAATTTACCGCCGATGAACGGAGCGGCGCAGCTTATAGCCGAGCTAAAAAGCAAAAATATCAGAGTCGTTATTTTTAGCGGCGGTTTTCATTTGGCTACAGATGCGATGCAAAAAAAGCTAGGCTTTGACGAGAGCTTTGCAAATATCTTGCACCATAAAGATGGCGTCCTAAGCGGCCTTGTCGGGGGCGAGATGATGTTTGGCAGCTCAAAGGGCGATATGCTAAAACGCGTGCAAAATTTACTAAATTTTAGCCCGAGTGAGACGATGTGTATCGGAGACGGTGCGAACGATATCTCTATGTTTGAGCGCTCAGACCTGAAAATAGCCTTTTGCGCGAAAGAAATTTTAAAAAGAGCCGCGACTCACTGCGTCGATGTAAAAGATTTACGAGAAATTTTAAAATTTGTAAGGTAA
- a CDS encoding transaldolase, with the protein MYDKDVKFSLWCDFIEREFIDGEFLRLLANGVINGATSNPAIFKAAFSTSKAYKDVILASGKRHPKDMYEILATQDIKMAACRLLKNFADDDDGFVSIEVDPNLSGDTAGTIEEGVRLYSLINMPNVMIKIPATKEGFEAMSTLMARGISMNATLVFSPEQAKSCLDAFEAGTKIYEKRFMNTTLPKGVISVFVSRFDRLLDEKMAQNSLPTAQIGIMNAANIYHIIEDRALNNVRTLFASTGVKGGALRADHYVRELMYKNCINTAPIDTIREFIKEKAAPKEAPGKENIASFFEVVKNTGIDMNGVYKELLNDGLKQFVVAFDDIMKTLQ; encoded by the coding sequence ATGTATGACAAAGATGTGAAATTTTCACTTTGGTGTGATTTTATCGAACGAGAATTTATTGACGGCGAGTTTTTGAGGCTACTTGCAAACGGTGTCATAAACGGCGCGACCAGCAATCCGGCTATATTTAAAGCGGCCTTTTCGACCTCTAAAGCGTATAAAGACGTCATCCTTGCAAGTGGCAAACGACATCCGAAGGATATGTATGAAATTTTAGCTACGCAAGATATAAAAATGGCAGCTTGCAGGCTACTTAAAAATTTCGCCGACGATGACGACGGCTTTGTCAGTATCGAGGTCGATCCAAATTTAAGCGGCGATACGGCAGGCACGATAGAAGAGGGCGTGAGGCTTTATAGTCTGATAAACATGCCAAATGTGATGATAAAAATCCCTGCCACGAAAGAGGGCTTTGAGGCGATGAGTACGCTGATGGCTAGAGGCATAAGCATGAATGCGACGCTTGTTTTCTCGCCAGAGCAGGCTAAATCTTGCCTTGACGCCTTTGAAGCGGGTACTAAAATTTATGAAAAACGCTTTATGAACACGACCTTACCAAAAGGCGTGATAAGCGTGTTCGTTAGCCGCTTTGATAGGCTCCTTGATGAAAAAATGGCTCAAAACAGCCTTCCCACAGCACAAATAGGCATAATGAACGCGGCAAATATCTATCATATCATCGAGGATAGAGCCCTAAATAACGTAAGGACGCTTTTTGCAAGCACCGGAGTAAAGGGCGGTGCGCTAAGAGCCGATCACTACGTAAGAGAGCTGATGTATAAAAACTGCATAAATACCGCTCCGATCGATACTATAAGAGAATTTATAAAAGAAAAAGCCGCTCCTAAAGAAGCCCCTGGCAAAGAAAATATCGCAAGCTTTTTTGAAGTGGTAAAAAATACCGGTATCGATATGAACGGGGTCTATAAAGAGCTTTTAAACGACGGACTAAAGCAGTTTGTCGTAGCATTTGACGATATCATGAAAACACTGCAATGA